The genomic DNA GAAAATTCAGTCACCTCCATACTGTGCACACTCACAAACGTGCGGCGGCTAAGCGAGCGAGCTTCTATACGTTGTCGCTTTGATCAGTGCGGATTTGACGGTTTTTAACCAATATGTTATTGTATTCaatgttttttcttcttcttgttgttgttttcattttctgattttgcttttgtttttatagcgaaatttagaattttttgctATTgctcagttttttattttattacgctGAATTTACGATTTATTGTCGAGGAGGAAAAGCAGTAGGTATCGTCTGTGCTTAAACATTACACTTGAGGCAGCTTGGCGTATTTTCAAGTGCAGGTGGGTGTTAGAGAAATTTGtgtgttatacatttttttgattttttaatttttaaatttttgaagcttCTACAAGCCTCAAATCGTCTTTGCTGTTTGATGCGCAATGCTTTGAAATTTggcattatttatttgtaatgtgAACCCATGAATCATGACTCACAACTGAGCAATTTATAACCTAAACGGAGCCGTGAGTATCTCGCCAAACACCCTGTTGTCGCAAAGTCACAGCGAGGCAAATCTGGAGGTGGCTGACGGCGCAGTCAACCTTTGACACGCTTCATgtccaaaacattaaccaaaacggTTGAgttgatccataagagatgttaagATTCTCTGCTCTCTCCACGGTACTCAAGCATTGTTTCTTTAACGTTTtcaatgttatcgtcattaacataGATGGTTGGACAATTTGCACGCGACAAGTTTTCGATAACTTCAGTCATCTTCACTGAACCCTTTGTGTCagtcaaatacttgtgttcgtgttAAATTAGACTCCCCAAAACTGTCACGATGTGGTATTCCAAACTTtcaacaacataaaaaaaaattacaagaacatcattaaaattacaacaacatatgTCTCGGAATGCGAGCCGAACGTAATAACCGTGATATTGTCGGAAGCGAAAGTGAGACAAGTAAACTAGGGTGAGAACACCCCTGACATAAAGTCTTAGCTATTGGAGCAAAATTATTTACTCAAAGTTTAGTTTTGCTACCAGAAATTTACCATAAATtcataatttgcaaaaataattttttagaatttttactcagccgtaagcaaaaaaaaattgtagcatTCAACTCAAATTTGCGTTATAAAAAAccacaaacataaatacatatatatatatacagttagtACATGCTAATAAAAGCACTAACCTCAGTGCTAACAGATGGTGAAACCTCGTTGCGCCTACGAAGGTAATAAAGCGCCCTAAATTCAAACTCGTTGTCCACTTAGTTAAGCCATTATTTCGTCTACAATTTCAACCTATTTTATATGATGAAGCCATTCTATTGCGCATTAAAATgcgattttgttgtaattttgacATTCTTTTTACGCGAACTcaattgcaaaaatattgtgACTTCTCACCCAGAAGCCTGACTTGCACACGTACTCTACATacgaaaatacatacatatgtatgtatgtataaatattcttaagaaatactaaagtacgtacacatatgtacatagtaacatatattaaattgccCTACATATGCTCTACTCTTACATTTTGGGACATTTTCACACTTGGCTTACAGCGCGCCACATATTTACTGTTAACTGGAAGACGAAGCTCATCTAGCCATTACAGATTGAGGTTACCACGTTAGAATCAGCAACTTATGGTtacagcaatattttttatatattttttttttttaggttttagaaataaattattatttttaagttcgtTTTTTTGGAAGCACACTGTTGTCCTGATTTCAAACAATAAGTGGACTAATTCGATAAATTACAAGCCAAATATTcttaactacaacaaaaaataactagCATGTAAGAAATTAATACTAACAACAACTAATACTccttgtacaatatattatataaaacaaaaaagtaatagtTGGCTTATAATACTTGCAGAATAGCCATGAAAACGctccaaaaatatacatatctagatataaataaataacacacATATAACCGACAATCTATTTTGCAATAACTCTGTCTTTACTATCTAACTAATTGAAGATGCACTTGCAGTACTGCTAGTTTGTTTTTACAGTTACAAGTTACCCTATCAACTAAGCTCTCTGTAAGTTTGTGTAAAAAAGAAGCACTTTCATCAACGTAtagatacatacttgtatgtatgtagttataagCCGGCATTTTATGTAGCGGTGGGTTTGtggagaaaagaaaaaaacattttgttgcACCGATAATTGCAATGACTAAGCAATTGTGCGGTAACTATTTGGTTCGTGCCgcctttgttattgttatttgtatACCATTATACTAGCTGGTATAATTCATAAAATACTAAGATTTCAAGCTAAGTCTCcaactatattttaatattaacttcGCATTGTTAGACAGTCTAGGACAGATCGGACAGTTGTTTTCACAAACCGTTGCAGCGATGGCGGATAACTCCATAATCATTTCTATGTGCGCCATTTGGTTGCTGCATTCCGCAAGCAACGACCGAGTTAACATTGAGCGCAGCCAGACAGTACGACAGGTTCCATGCTCGTGCTGTGCGCTTTTcctgtattattttattttgtagtaaatgcacttgcttggtattttaaTCTTTATTTCATGCTTTCTTGTAATTGTGTTATTTTTACCTATCGCTTGAGACTCAGGTGCATTTTCATACACAGTACAATCGGAGATCTTTTGTGCTGATTGCCAGCAATTTTGGCGGTTGCCTTGTAGAGTAaactttataccctgaacagggtatattaagtttgccacgaagtttgaaacactcagaaggaaacgtcgttaACACTATTGGtaaaacatttgtatatataatatatgtatgatcagcgtgacgagctgagtcgatttagcgatGTCCGTTTgtgtgtccgtctgtatatatgcgtacttgtccctcagtttatgagatatcgatctgaaatttgtaACATGTCGCTTCCAccgcaagaagctgctcatttgtcgctaCCGAATATCAAAGTCAAGCTTTTGTAAGGAAACTTTCGTATTTgtcaagggtattatagcttcagtgcagccgaatttaacgttttttgtttttgctctaGTCGTGGGTTCACATTATTATTAAGATTAAGAGTTATAAAGTGGTGATTATGAGGTTAGTGTTTTTAGATATTTCACTGGAAAAACGGTAATGTACTAACAAAAGCTCAAATTGGCTTACTGACAAAAACGTGTCTAAAAGTATATCTAAGCGATGGAATTATCTTCATCTTTTTCTGCTAAAACCAACAGATATCGAAACTTAAGCCTAAAGATCTCATCCACTTGCCTTACCCTGTTAATTGCTGGTAGCTGTCATATAGCACTTAGTAATTGCCATTAATTCCTTGTACTTAACTCAAAAATACACATAATATCAAACATAAGTTATCTAGCATTCGTTTAGGAGTTATTGTGAAGACCAAGCTATAAGCAGCCTGTAAGAAAAGTCCTTAGAGGGGGTGGTTTAATTTTCTAGTTgaccaaaaataataatgaacttATTTTTTTAGCCTGGGAAGGACTAGAGAATTGCACACAGTACCCTATAGACCTCATGACTTTGAGCTTTACTTATTGAACAAACCTGAAAACCTTGAATAAGCAAATTCAATGGTTTTTTGAACACTCATAAATGCTGAAGAAACACTCACCAGTTATATCGTGCCAACGGCGGTAGTCTGCCTTGCTAGTAAAAACTTCTACATAGCATtccaaaaaatatcaataagcTTTATACCATTGCAACAAATACTATACTAATATGCATTTAAACTTGCAAAGATAAAAACCAActtctgttatttttttttgtgtcactagttataattaattttgatatatcttattttttatgtcacacatacaaaaaatatcgCATGATATTTAACTGGAATTCATTTTCTCGCAACACCCTGTGTCCCATCGAATCAGCTGTACGCTATCAGCTGCTTCCAACTAACCATAGGCAATCAAGCTAAAATCAACGCAAGCAACAAAAAGCATTTTTAATTTGGCAAAAACATGCAATTAGCGATAAAGCTTTACGTGTGCATAAGGAAggatattttttcaagaaataAGTTAAAAAGTAGGCGAATGCAATTTTTGAACAACAGTCGGTAACTGGCATCCAGGCAAGCAAGACTCATCAGCCCTTTCTGCGGCTAACGCACTTGACGGAttttacacaaacatatatttaatattgttgtGCACCGGAAAAGCAACTAGTGGCGCTCGTGCATAGAACGAAATGTCTGTGTACGCGTGGGTAAACGAATAATTTGCATATCAAACTAATTagcatttaataattattattttaactacTACCTTAACAGGGTGCCAATTCGCACGGACAGCTTAGCCTTGGCTTTGAATCGGAGCTATGCATGTCACCACAACTTGTTCGTGAGTACACGTTTAATCCGAATAGTGTCCGCCGCATATGCGGAGGTGGTGGACATGTACTTGTGCTCGATACAAATGGGCGCGTCCACGCATGTGGCTGGAACGGTCGCGGCCAGTTGGGGTTAAACTCAAGCGAAGAGTGCTTTAATACATTTCAAACTATACCCGGCGAATATTTTGGggtacttgaaaaatattttacttttttattattggatatttattttattattttgtattctatGCAGGATGTGCCTGTCGAGAGCATCTCATGTGGTTGGGATATATCAGGCTGCATAacagtaacaaaaaaattatatgtttggGGTTCGAATTCTTTTCAACAGTTAGGTCTGTGTCAACGCGAATTCAATGCGGTAAGGCGTCCACTATGTGTCATACTACCACGCAACGATACACCTGCACGTATAAGTTTCGGACTACGTCACTGTGCCATACTTTCAGCAGACCATAAGGTTTATGTTTTCGGTCGGCTACGTATAAGTGATGAACCACCTTCAGACTTGTGTATAACATCGACAACACTTAATTGTGCGCCTGTTATAAAAATTCAAGCCACCGAACCTAGTGAACTACGTATTATCGGCGTTGCAAGTGGACAAAATCACATTTTACTTAAAGTTATAGACTTGCAATATGGTAACGGTTCCAAGCGTGTTATTGCTTTGGGTGACAATAAATTTGGACAAGCAAACTCATTCCAATTTGATGAAGAAATTAAACAAATCGCTACCGGTTGGACGCACAATGCAGTAACATTAAAAGATAATAGAATACTCACCTGGGGACGTAATTGCTATGGACAATTGGGGATTGGCAGTGTAACGCAAAATCAAGCAACGCCACAAGAATTGGATATGCCCAGTTCAATTATAGAGTCGCGTTTACACTTAGGCTCTGAACATGGTCTCTTACGTAGCACGAGTGGTGAAGTGTACACATGGGGTTGGAATGAACATGGTAACTGCGGTAATGATGGCACGGAAAATCTGTAAGTAGATGCTAACAAAGCAGCTATTCTAACATACAATATTAACAGCATCACTTCTATAGGTGCTCACCTACGCGAATTCAACTCCCCGGACCTTGCAAAGTTGCTGGCACTGGCGCAGGATTTTGTTATGCAATATGTGAAGTGGCTACCGAAAGAAGCACTTAAAACTATTACACCCTTTTTGCGTTTGTATGCACCTGAAATACAAAATGTGTCccttttcgtaaattttttgtgataaaataaaatataataattaaaactaaaattatcgcGCTGCTTTGTATACGTcgtaatgtaaatatatacgtaatgatagcgccaaaatgtaggctaTGAGAAGAAGTAAAAAAACTCCTAACACTGTGTCCGCTGCAAATTACTTCTGCAGTATGCCTTGACGGGTGTAAAGAATTGCATTGCGATTAACCTCAAAaattaaacttgacctaagcaAATGGTTTAAGTTGGCTAAAATCGTAACAAGCtattgaaaaagaaaacaaaattctaaatttttatgaaatcaatTGAAGACAGATCTGAAAGCAACGCGGGCGAAAATTTATAGCAAACATTCTAAAAATATCGATTATAGAAAATTGTTGTCAAATATAGTGAAATTTGAATCCCAACGGGCAGCTGTGAAAAGAAAGCAACCGTTATACGCACGTTACTGTTGGTGCAattcttttgttattttatttttggtttgagAGCTTCCAGTGCTTAAGCGCAATAAATAGATAAACAAAAGGTCAACAAAAGCATGGAAACACAGCAGACTCAACAAACAGAAAAGCTCATAGAGGACATGCTGGAATTTTTAGACTGTAATTAAGAACTTCCCTAAATGCCATAAATGTGATTGAATTTTGTCGAATAATAATACATAACCAAAGAAAAACTGCCTGATTTCTTTGTCCAGcgatgtgaaaaaaatataaaattttataaattcgtaacaatttaattttttcagcaaCGAGTGAGGACGAAGACGATAGCAACAATATGAAAAGCGAACAGGGTAATACTAAAGAATCTTATGAAAGCACCAATAAGGATTTCGTGCGTACGGAAGAGCATACAGGTAATTCTTTATCAAGGCAAAATAAAAAAGCGCGAAAATCAAAAAGTTCGATTGCCAAAGAattgacaaaaattaaaaacgaattCCCCATTTGGAATACAAAGGAAATTGGTAATGCAAGATCGTATTTTAAACAACTAGATTCTTAACGTTTCATGCTATTACCCAATCACACAGCGCCCACCTCTAAAAAGCTAACTGATCCAATTTGGCATCAATCCTACATACCTGCTGGCAAATGTGAGGCCACGAATGTGGAAACCGATTGGAATTCAAAATTGGAATCTAATTGTCGCCGCAGCAGCAACACATATGTGCAAGAAGTAAATCGCGCAATTTATGGCGACACCACCGGCCACCCTCCCAACGATAGCACGGAGTACTTTCAAGCTGCACAAAATTATGCCATCTATGGTAAGGATTTTCTCGACTTTCCGGAGAATCTTACTCCACTGCTTAGTGTGAAAGGTTCATCCACCCCACCAGAAGCTGTGCCATTTGTTTCAAGCTATGGTAATGGCTTGTATCCCACACCACAAGCACCAGAGACAACAACCGGTATTGGTTTTGCTAATCTCAATGTAAGTAAGCGGTATATATTGTTTAATCGTTGCTTAAATTCAGTTGGTCCATTCATTTCAGAAGCAATCTTCGGTCGCATCCTCTGCCGCTACAGCTGCTTATTATCAGATGTGTAATGGCCTGCAGCCGGCTTCGGTACGTCCGGCCGCTGGTAGCACTGCGTATGGAATGTTTTTAGGCAACAAAGTTACCTATGTAGCGGCTGCCCCTGCAGCGCCGCCACTTGTCTACAATCAACATTCCTCTACAACTactaattttatatcaaatagtTTAGCCAATGCCGCATTGGCTACTTCACCAACTATTCTTTATTCCAATCCGATGCTCACCACAACTACACAACAATATCTAAACACTTTTTTCAAAGAAACTCAATATCTAAGTGGTGCCACCACACAGGGTACAACTGTGGGTGCAACCACCGGAATTTATGAAAGACTTGTTTACGCACAAATGCTGCAGCAGCAAATCTATCATCAAACACAACAGCAAGCTGCGGCTGTAGCGGCAATGTTCCATAAAACACGTCCAACTCGTGCTACCAATGGTGGTGGAGGCGCAACAACTCCTTGTGAGTAAccaaatataaacaatatcAGCTGTGACAAACTTTGCGGCATTGCCAATGCTATTTTTTTTGTCTTACTTACAATTATCAAAATCACTTGCACTGTGGAGCAGTTAATCATTGTTTCATTTCAGGTGCCCAAAACTCTGCCACACAAACAATGCCGTCGCCAAATAATATACCGGGACTTAATATATGTGGGCGTCAAGCGGCAATGGTTACCAACGCAAGTGATATGCTGGTAAAGTCACCACCAGTTCCCTCACCAATTGTCGCCAATGGCAATGAAGACAATGTGACCCCAATGAATGATTTATgagattttcattattatttttagattttttattgttgctaagTTGTCTTTTCCTCTTCGTTGTtgtcatttttttataatttttatgaaatatctgaattcaaaaaaaaaaacataggtcACAATAAAAGCTtattaaaatgttcaaaattaTATGTGTTAATTATAAAAGAGGGGTCTGATGAATCCTTTTCCGCCCTTCCAATGACACAACTATCGATAGAGAAATTTACTATCTTGTAACAGATTCTCGTAGACGATTACTGTTGTAATTTTAGCCCAATTGGGCTCGTAATTTTGTTAAGACTGCCTGTGAAAGCATATGCCGTgttcgtcgattcgattttggtTGCTGACTAACGCATCGAGGCAACCTTTCGTCTTCGCTATAGGCAAATTGGACGAATTAAACCACGAACTGGTGCCCTAACTACGGTATTCTGCGAATTCGGTCTCGTAAGATTTCTtgttgttttcaaaaaaaatcacTCGCGGATAATAAATTAGATAGAATAAGGAGGTTATCGCCACCACGTAGGTCTACTTTGAAGACATTCAAACTGGTCTAGGTCTAGACTTTTACAAAAATAGGTAATAACCAAAACTTCGAAGCTCGCTCAATTATGAAAACAGCAGAGGATAGTCattacacacattcatacacaacgctttatttgcaaattctatgaaatttgatattttacttAGCTTTAGCAAAACCAACTTGGTTGTTACCCAAGTCGAAAACAGTGTAGTACTTTCCCAAAAAAACATCTCCCAAAATCCAAAAAGGTGTGCCAGCATCTTCAAAAGCAGACATACACAATTGCTCACCACTCTCAGCCTCAACCTCAATGACGTAGTCACTACCCTCTAAAGTAAAATTAGTGTCAGCAATGGTAAACGAAATCTTTGGTAAACTGGATACTTGAGCGCAATCAATAAAGTATTCTCCTTCGTCGTTAGGTTCAGCACCAATGAGATCCTGTAGATATCCATATAAATAAAAGGGAACGGCCACAAGGCTGGTACCGGTATCAGCAATACCTGGATCACCGAAAGAAAACTCGCTATCACCAACATATACCGTGCCAACGTTAAATTGCCAATACCCTTTGCTAGCGACAGGAACATAGATTATATCACCTTCATAATGATTACTATCAATGCCACCTAAAGTTAAGACACCACCCTGACTAGAAGTGCCATCACGTgttaaataaaaactgaaaacgGGTTCTTTAACTAAACCTTGCTTGTACAAATTATAGAATGGAGGTATCACATTATCATTCGAGATCTCCACATAACCCAAACCGAGTATGCCATCGAATACGGCATCAACGAAAGTCGTTCCAGGTTCCGTTGTGGCTACGGCAAATATTTGACCGCTTATAGGTAAACCAGCAACGGATACGGTATCTTCAACTAAATAACCGGACAAACTGCCGGTACCGTATTGGATAGAAAACTCTGTGCCGTTCGGCTTATATGTACTCGATTTGCTTGCATCGTATGAGTTATGATTATAGCAAGCCGGATCGCCTGAGCATGGTCCTTTAGGCACCCACAAATTCGATGAACCGGTGTCGAAGAGTACTTGAAAGTTTTGCGTTGGTGTACCAATGGTGATAGCCCCATAATATGAATCGTCCAAATAATTGTGCAACTGCTCGTCCGTATAGCGTGGCAAGGAATTGTACTTTCTGCGTAACACCGCCAATTGTGCGCGGACATTCTTCAAGGAACGTTTTTGATTAGGTTTATTCAAAGGAATTTGCACGACAGTCGCTTGTGCGACCAACGCTAAACACGTCACCGTAACTAGAAACTTCAACATTTTGGATGAAGCGTAAAACTTAGCGCGACAATGGATAATCGTACTATGATCAGCATTTTATACTATCATAAAGTATTTATTCGTTATGAAGTTAGCGTTGCTTCCGTATGAGAAGCTTTATCGGTAATTGAAGTTGTAATTACCGATTAGTATTGAAAGTATTTCTGCTGCCCTATAGGAAAAACTCGAAAAATGAATATAAACTCCGATTCTAATAAGAACTCTGTCAAAGCAGGGAAGTTATTCGAAGGCTCGAAGTAGTGTGGTaacaaaatgtattaatttaaaaGCCAAATACATTTTAAAGCACAACTTAGAAAACAGGGCCACCCATACCTTactttacaagtatattatcgGAAGTACTGAGTTATACAAGTAGCTACATGTAGAAGCCTTCTATGCAGCGATTGCATATTTAGCTTCAGTCTAGAGAGAAAGTACTTATGTGAtcataattaatgcatttttaaaAGCTGCATCTAGCCGGTGTTGTTTTGTTAGATAATAGGTATATGTACTAGGgtggtaaaatttgtagattataaaaaaagaaaatttttggaaaaaaaaattaaaatttttttttaacaactagTGATatgcccactcacttttaaagtgaagtttcgagttaaaatttttatttcgtaaaaaaaatttgataagtgttctagaagctgtggagagtcctctttctggccaattacaagttatcaacttaaacaaattttttgtggccattattggagttttaaaaaaaagtcttaaacgacagcATGCTTTAATTAAGCGTTAAAAGcgttgtccaaaaaaaattttacctcgaaatttactttaaaagtgagtgggcagccttcagatgttaaaaaaaaaaatgtgtccaaaaattttttccaaaaattttttttttttagaatctacaaattttgccctcaggctaagcaaaaatatttttttttcgcttcacccTAAAGTGTATGTGTTTAAAACCAGCCTTCTTGAGATCTTTTCCTAAACAAATGGTCCTGATGTATGCTCAACAGGTGTGAGATAAGTCTCTctttagttatagcaattttgTATGAGCAGTGGCTGGGCTACAAGTTCTCTTTGATGCCTACTATCTTAGTAGTCTAGGAGAACGAAATATTATCACCTTAGCGAAAGCCATAATGCTCTTTCTTCAGCCATTTTGGTCAATGCGTCTGCTGATTGATAATTTGAGATGAGCTTAAGACGTTTTGCCTGTCCTAGAATGTTAATTTcgatatgaataaatatataagacTTTGTTTATCTAATTGAAATGCAAGCTAAGGCTTCGTTGAAAACGAAGTTATAATAgcgccatatacatacatacatactcgtatatataaatgcataggCTTAACATATAACATtgacatttatatttacatttacacaATTAAATAAAACGATGTCGCAATACATAATTGAGACTTTAATTGCTATACACCACTCTTGttttataatatagtatatataatagatatgtatataacatatgtatataagtcaCGTGCAACGTTCAATTATGCTTTAAAACCACAGTCTGCAGAAAGCAAATAGAACAGGTATTAGGATACCCAATAAGTTAGGGCTCAAATTTAAAGCACCGCCTCCTACTTGCTGTACATTGCTGGAATTACTAACAGCGGTTGCGAAACCGACTTGATTATTGCCCATATCGAAGATTGCATAGTATTTCATAATGAAGACATCGCCAAGAATCCACAGATTAACGCTGGCATCCTCGAAAGCCGACACACATAATATATTGCCATAATTTCCCTCCATTTCGTAAACATAATTACTGCTATCTAAAGTAAAGATGGTTCCAGCGATTTTGAACGAAACTACCGGCAGattatttgtttgtgtacaATCGAACACATACAGACCATCTTCATTCAATATAGCACCAAGAGTATTCTGTACAGTTGTGTAAAGTGCGGTCGGTACAGCTAACAGACTTGTGCCAGAATCAGCAATCGCCGTACAACTGTAGCATATGGGTGTACTACCAACAATAATCGAATCCACATTGAATTGCCAATAGCCTTCTTGAGTAACTGGTGTATAAGTTATTTCACCAATATAATATGTAGAATCGTAGCCACCGAGCGTGAGCTCAC from Bactrocera oleae isolate idBacOlea1 chromosome 3, idBacOlea1, whole genome shotgun sequence includes the following:
- the LOC106627571 gene encoding lysosomal aspartic protease, translated to MLKFLVTVTCLALVAQATVVQIPLNKPNQKRSLKNVRAQLAVLRRKYNSLPRYTDEQLHNYLDDSYYGAITIGTPTQNFQVLFDTGSSNLWVPKGPCSGDPACYNHNSYDASKSSTYKPNGTEFSIQYGTGSLSGYLVEDTVSVAGLPISGQIFAVATTEPGTTFVDAVFDGILGLGYVEISNDNVIPPFYNLYKQGLVKEPVFSFYLTRDGTSSQGGVLTLGGIDSNHYEGDIIYVPVASKGYWQFNVGTVYVGDSEFSFGDPGIADTGTSLVAVPFYLYGYLQDLIGAEPNDEGEYFIDCAQVSSLPKISFTIADTNFTLEGSDYVIEVEAESGEQLCMSAFEDAGTPFWILGDVFLGKYYTVFDLGNNQVGFAKAK
- the LOC106627618 gene encoding secretion-regulating guanine nucleotide exchange factor, with the translated sequence MSVYAWGANSHGQLSLGFESELCMSPQLVREYTFNPNSVRRICGGGGHVLVLDTNGRVHACGWNGRGQLGLNSSEECFNTFQTIPGEYFGDVPVESISCGWDISGCITVTKKLYVWGSNSFQQLGLCQREFNAVRRPLCVILPRNDTPARISFGLRHCAILSADHKVYVFGRLRISDEPPSDLCITSTTLNCAPVIKIQATEPSELRIIGVASGQNHILLKVIDLQYGNGSKRVIALGDNKFGQANSFQFDEEIKQIATGWTHNAVTLKDNRILTWGRNCYGQLGIGSVTQNQATPQELDMPSSIIESRLHLGSEHGLLRSTSGEVYTWGWNEHGNCGNDGTENLCSPTRIQLPGPCKVAGTGAGFCYAICEVATERST
- the LOC106627617 gene encoding uncharacterized protein isoform X2, which produces METQQTQQTEKLIEDMLEFLDSTSEDEDDSNNMKSEQGNTKESYESTNKDFVRTEEHTGNSLSRQNKKARKSKSSIAKELTKIKNEFPIWNTKEIAPTSKKLTDPIWHQSYIPAGKCEATNVETDWNSKLESNCRRSSNTYVQEVNRAIYGDTTGHPPNDSTEYFQAAQNYAIYGKDFLDFPENLTPLLSVKGSSTPPEAVPFVSSYGNGLYPTPQAPETTTGIGFANLNQSSVASSAATAAYYQMCNGLQPASVRPAAGSTAYGMFLGNKVTYVAAAPAAPPLVYNQHSSTTTNFISNSLANAALATSPTILYSNPMLTTTTQQYLNTFFKETQYLSGATTQGTTVGATTGIYERLVYAQMLQQQIYHQTQQQAAAVAAMFHKTRPTRATNGGGGATTPCAQNSATQTMPSPNNIPGLNICGRQAAMVTNASDMLVKSPPVPSPIVANGNEDNVTPMNDL
- the LOC106627617 gene encoding uncharacterized protein isoform X3, yielding MKSEQGNTKESYESTNKDFVRTEEHTGNSLSRQNKKARKSKSSIAKELTKIKNEFPIWNTKEIAPTSKKLTDPIWHQSYIPAGKCEATNVETDWNSKLESNCRRSSNTYVQEVNRAIYGDTTGHPPNDSTEYFQAAQNYAIYGKDFLDFPENLTPLLSVKGSSTPPEAVPFVSSYGNGLYPTPQAPETTTGIGFANLNKQSSVASSAATAAYYQMCNGLQPASVRPAAGSTAYGMFLGNKVTYVAAAPAAPPLVYNQHSSTTTNFISNSLANAALATSPTILYSNPMLTTTTQQYLNTFFKETQYLSGATTQGTTVGATTGIYERLVYAQMLQQQIYHQTQQQAAAVAAMFHKTRPTRATNGGGGATTPCAQNSATQTMPSPNNIPGLNICGRQAAMVTNASDMLVKSPPVPSPIVANGNEDNVTPMNDL
- the LOC106627617 gene encoding uncharacterized protein isoform X1, with translation METQQTQQTEKLIEDMLEFLDSTSEDEDDSNNMKSEQGNTKESYESTNKDFVRTEEHTGNSLSRQNKKARKSKSSIAKELTKIKNEFPIWNTKEIAPTSKKLTDPIWHQSYIPAGKCEATNVETDWNSKLESNCRRSSNTYVQEVNRAIYGDTTGHPPNDSTEYFQAAQNYAIYGKDFLDFPENLTPLLSVKGSSTPPEAVPFVSSYGNGLYPTPQAPETTTGIGFANLNKQSSVASSAATAAYYQMCNGLQPASVRPAAGSTAYGMFLGNKVTYVAAAPAAPPLVYNQHSSTTTNFISNSLANAALATSPTILYSNPMLTTTTQQYLNTFFKETQYLSGATTQGTTVGATTGIYERLVYAQMLQQQIYHQTQQQAAAVAAMFHKTRPTRATNGGGGATTPCAQNSATQTMPSPNNIPGLNICGRQAAMVTNASDMLVKSPPVPSPIVANGNEDNVTPMNDL